In a single window of the Magnolia sinica isolate HGM2019 chromosome 7, MsV1, whole genome shotgun sequence genome:
- the LOC131251714 gene encoding guanine nucleotide-binding protein alpha-1 subunit isoform X3, producing the protein MRQNFGAIYQLFMPTCIRQLKYAILERILYDGSKEFAQNESDFSKYVISPENKETGERLSEIGGRLDYPRLTKELAQEIETLWRDPAIQETYSRGNELQVPDCAHYFMENLQRLSDVNYVPTKEDVLHARVRTTGVVEIQFSPVGENKKSGEVYRLFDVGGQRNERRKWIHLFEGVTAVIFCAAISEYDQMLFEDETKNRMMETKELFDWVLKQPCFEKTSFMLFLNKFDIFEKKVLKVPLNVCEWFKDYQPSTSGKQEIEHAYEFVKKKFEELYFQSTAPDRVDRVFKIYRTTALDQKLVKKTFKLVDESLRRRNLIEAGLL; encoded by the exons ATGAGGCAGAACTTCGGAGCTATATATCAGTTATTCATGCCAACGTGTATCAGACAATTAAAGTACGCAATACTGGAAAGG ATATTGTATGATGGGTCAAAGGAATTTGCTCAAAATGAATCGGATTTCTCGAAGTATGTTATATCCCCTGAGAATAAG GAGACTGGAGAAAGATTGTCTGAAATTGGAGGCAGGTTGGACTATCCACGTTTAACTAAAGAGCTTGCGCAGGAGATAGAAACTTTGTGGAGGGATCCTGCCATTCAG GAAACTTATTCTCGTGGGAACGAACTCCAAGTTCCAGATTGTGCCCACTACTTCATGGAGAATTTGCAACGATTGTCTGATGTGAATTATGTTCCAACAAAG GAAGACGTTCTTCATGCAAGAGTTCGAACAACAGGTGTTGTGGAAATCCAGTTTAG CCCTGTGGGAGAGAATAAAAAAAGCGGTGAAGTTTATAGACTTTTCGATGTGGGAGGCCAGAGAAATGAGAGAAGGAAGTGGATTCATCTGTTTGAAGGTGTTACAGCTGTAATATTCTGTGCCGCCATAAGCGA GTATGATCAGATGCTCTTTGAGGATGAAACCAAGAACCGAATGATGGAGACTAAGGAGCTTTTTGACTGGGTCTTAAAGCAACCATGCTTTGAG AAGACATCCTTCATGCTGTTCCTAAACAAGTTTGATATATTTGAGAAGAAGGTTCTAAAA GTACCATTAAATGTATGTGAGTGGTTTAAAGATTACCAGCCTTCCACATCAGGAAAGCAAGAGATCGAGCACGCATACGA GTTTGTGAAGAAGAAATTCGAGGAACTATATTTCCAAAGTACCGCCCCTGACCGTGTGGACCGGGTCTTCAAGATATACCGAACGACAGCCTTAGACCAGAAGCTCGTGAAAAAGACGTTCAAGCTGGTGGATGAGTCCTTGCGGAGGAGAAATCTCATTGAGGCCGGTTTGTTGTAG
- the LOC131251714 gene encoding guanine nucleotide-binding protein alpha-1 subunit isoform X2: MLSIAIIDSMGLLCSRQQHVTETDAEESAQAVEIERRIAQETKAEKHIQKLLLLGAGESGKSTIFKQIKLLFQTGFDEAELRSYISVIHANVYQTIKILYDGSKEFAQNESDFSKYVISPENKETGERLSEIGGRLDYPRLTKELAQEIETLWRDPAIQETYSRGNELQVPDCAHYFMENLQRLSDVNYVPTKEDVLHARVRTTGVVEIQFRYDQMLFEDETKNRMMETKELFDWVLKQPCFEKTSFMLFLNKFDIFEKKVLKVPLNVCEWFKDYQPSTSGKQEIEHAYEFVKKKFEELYFQSTAPDRVDRVFKIYRTTALDQKLVKKTFKLVDESLRRRNLIEAGLL; encoded by the exons ATGCTGTCCATTGCAATAATAGACAGCATGGGCTTACTCTGCAGCAGACAACAGCACGTCACTGAAACTGATGCTGAAGAAAGTGCACAG GCTGTGGAGATTGAGAGGCGGATTGCTCAAGAAACAAAGGCAGAAAAGCACATCCAAAAGTTATTATTACTAG GGGCGGGAGAGTCTGGGAAGTCCACAATTTTTAAACAG ATAAAACTACTCTTTCAAACTGGCTTTGATGAGGCAGAACTTCGGAGCTATATATCAGTTATTCATGCCAACGTGTATCAGACAATTAAA ATATTGTATGATGGGTCAAAGGAATTTGCTCAAAATGAATCGGATTTCTCGAAGTATGTTATATCCCCTGAGAATAAG GAGACTGGAGAAAGATTGTCTGAAATTGGAGGCAGGTTGGACTATCCACGTTTAACTAAAGAGCTTGCGCAGGAGATAGAAACTTTGTGGAGGGATCCTGCCATTCAG GAAACTTATTCTCGTGGGAACGAACTCCAAGTTCCAGATTGTGCCCACTACTTCATGGAGAATTTGCAACGATTGTCTGATGTGAATTATGTTCCAACAAAG GAAGACGTTCTTCATGCAAGAGTTCGAACAACAGGTGTTGTGGAAATCCAGTTTAG GTATGATCAGATGCTCTTTGAGGATGAAACCAAGAACCGAATGATGGAGACTAAGGAGCTTTTTGACTGGGTCTTAAAGCAACCATGCTTTGAG AAGACATCCTTCATGCTGTTCCTAAACAAGTTTGATATATTTGAGAAGAAGGTTCTAAAA GTACCATTAAATGTATGTGAGTGGTTTAAAGATTACCAGCCTTCCACATCAGGAAAGCAAGAGATCGAGCACGCATACGA GTTTGTGAAGAAGAAATTCGAGGAACTATATTTCCAAAGTACCGCCCCTGACCGTGTGGACCGGGTCTTCAAGATATACCGAACGACAGCCTTAGACCAGAAGCTCGTGAAAAAGACGTTCAAGCTGGTGGATGAGTCCTTGCGGAGGAGAAATCTCATTGAGGCCGGTTTGTTGTAG
- the LOC131251714 gene encoding guanine nucleotide-binding protein alpha-1 subunit isoform X1, with the protein MLSIAIIDSMGLLCSRQQHVTETDAEESAQAVEIERRIAQETKAEKHIQKLLLLGAGESGKSTIFKQIKLLFQTGFDEAELRSYISVIHANVYQTIKILYDGSKEFAQNESDFSKYVISPENKETGERLSEIGGRLDYPRLTKELAQEIETLWRDPAIQETYSRGNELQVPDCAHYFMENLQRLSDVNYVPTKEDVLHARVRTTGVVEIQFSPVGENKKSGEVYRLFDVGGQRNERRKWIHLFEGVTAVIFCAAISEYDQMLFEDETKNRMMETKELFDWVLKQPCFEKTSFMLFLNKFDIFEKKVLKVPLNVCEWFKDYQPSTSGKQEIEHAYEFVKKKFEELYFQSTAPDRVDRVFKIYRTTALDQKLVKKTFKLVDESLRRRNLIEAGLL; encoded by the exons ATGCTGTCCATTGCAATAATAGACAGCATGGGCTTACTCTGCAGCAGACAACAGCACGTCACTGAAACTGATGCTGAAGAAAGTGCACAG GCTGTGGAGATTGAGAGGCGGATTGCTCAAGAAACAAAGGCAGAAAAGCACATCCAAAAGTTATTATTACTAG GGGCGGGAGAGTCTGGGAAGTCCACAATTTTTAAACAG ATAAAACTACTCTTTCAAACTGGCTTTGATGAGGCAGAACTTCGGAGCTATATATCAGTTATTCATGCCAACGTGTATCAGACAATTAAA ATATTGTATGATGGGTCAAAGGAATTTGCTCAAAATGAATCGGATTTCTCGAAGTATGTTATATCCCCTGAGAATAAG GAGACTGGAGAAAGATTGTCTGAAATTGGAGGCAGGTTGGACTATCCACGTTTAACTAAAGAGCTTGCGCAGGAGATAGAAACTTTGTGGAGGGATCCTGCCATTCAG GAAACTTATTCTCGTGGGAACGAACTCCAAGTTCCAGATTGTGCCCACTACTTCATGGAGAATTTGCAACGATTGTCTGATGTGAATTATGTTCCAACAAAG GAAGACGTTCTTCATGCAAGAGTTCGAACAACAGGTGTTGTGGAAATCCAGTTTAG CCCTGTGGGAGAGAATAAAAAAAGCGGTGAAGTTTATAGACTTTTCGATGTGGGAGGCCAGAGAAATGAGAGAAGGAAGTGGATTCATCTGTTTGAAGGTGTTACAGCTGTAATATTCTGTGCCGCCATAAGCGA GTATGATCAGATGCTCTTTGAGGATGAAACCAAGAACCGAATGATGGAGACTAAGGAGCTTTTTGACTGGGTCTTAAAGCAACCATGCTTTGAG AAGACATCCTTCATGCTGTTCCTAAACAAGTTTGATATATTTGAGAAGAAGGTTCTAAAA GTACCATTAAATGTATGTGAGTGGTTTAAAGATTACCAGCCTTCCACATCAGGAAAGCAAGAGATCGAGCACGCATACGA GTTTGTGAAGAAGAAATTCGAGGAACTATATTTCCAAAGTACCGCCCCTGACCGTGTGGACCGGGTCTTCAAGATATACCGAACGACAGCCTTAGACCAGAAGCTCGTGAAAAAGACGTTCAAGCTGGTGGATGAGTCCTTGCGGAGGAGAAATCTCATTGAGGCCGGTTTGTTGTAG